From Corvus moneduloides isolate bCorMon1 chromosome 4, bCorMon1.pri, whole genome shotgun sequence, one genomic window encodes:
- the LOC116443285 gene encoding secreted frizzled-related protein 2-like: MLLTAKILVFAVNGFLRVATGLDIGLSTKCVVIPKEMDMCHEIGYSEMRLPNLMGHTSMAEVIQKSTTWQHLVHTDCHPHVRTFLCSLFAPICLDTFIHPCRSMCVAVRDSCAPVLLCHEHPWPASLDCDRFPGDEDMCLAPLTKDYKYLHKVLPKPTCQTCPAVEEFFTHKRVLEVFCDSNFAVKVKLSKKRTASEDQEYNIECQVEFTSQSSLLPYETQSMIQQWLLINEKCIERMSPTHRPMVYLLVGNIEEGIILVNQVYRWQRKDSQLTLATQKWRHHKCL; the protein is encoded by the exons ATGTTACTGACTgcaaaaatacttgtttttgCTGTGAATGGTTTCCTAAGAGTGGCAACAGGCTTGGACATTGGATTATCCACGAAATGTGTAGTGATACCCAAGGAGATGGACATGTGCCACGAGATTGGATACTCTGAAATGAGACTTCCCAACCTGATGGGACACACGAGCATGGCAGAGGTTATCCAAAAATCCACCACCTGGCAGCACCTTGTACACACAGACTGTCACCCCCACGTGAGGACGTTCCTGTGCTCCCTGTTTGCACCCATCTGTTTAGATAC GTTTATCCATCCCTGTAGGAGTATGTGTGTTGCTGTCCGTGATAGCTGCGCCCCCGTGCTCCTGTGCCATGAACACCCCTGGCCTGCCAGCCTGGACTGCGACCGATTCCCTGGAGATGAGGACATGTGCCTGGCACCCCTTACTAAGGACTATAAATACCTGCACAAAG TCCTACCAAAGCCTACCTGCCAGACCTGCCCAGCAGTGGAGGAATTCTTTACACACAAAAGAGTTCTTGAAGTTTTCTGTGACAGTAACTTTG cagtGAAAGTAAAGCTGTCCAAGAAGAGAACAGCATCTGAGGACCAAGAGTATAACATTGAATGCCAGGTGGAATTCACTAGCCAGAGCTCGCTCTTGCCTTATGAAACTCAGAGTATGATACAACAGTGGCTGctaattaatgaaaaatgtatagAGAGGATGTCTCCAACCCACCGTCCCATGGTGTATCTCCTCGTGGGGAATATTGAAGAGGGCATCATTTTAGTAAACCAGGTTTATCGCTGGCAGAGGAAGGACTCCCAGCTGACTTTGGCCACTCAGAAGTGGAGACACCATAAATGCTTGTAA